The following are from one region of the Mesorhizobium sp. B2-8-5 genome:
- a CDS encoding FadR/GntR family transcriptional regulator, translating to MPDVTRALASDIFSGRYPAGSSLPTENDLGIEYGVSRTVIREALKVLAAKGLVLSRPRVGTVVCDQDKWNIIDPQVLAWHAPHALDDKLFDAILETRRAIEPLVAELAATRATLQEIADLEAAWQGMAGAGEDLTQFSRSDIVFHQIVYGASHNPIFRQIGKLIDTALLFSLEATATISPVRRREAAAAHGEVVEALRMRDAVAARNAANKILDLAARDLVSAKKLKNN from the coding sequence ATGCCGGATGTGACAAGAGCGCTCGCCTCCGACATTTTCTCGGGCCGCTATCCGGCCGGATCGTCGCTGCCGACCGAGAACGATCTCGGCATCGAATATGGCGTCAGCCGTACCGTCATACGCGAAGCCCTGAAGGTGCTGGCGGCCAAGGGGCTGGTGCTGTCCCGGCCACGCGTCGGCACGGTCGTCTGCGACCAGGACAAATGGAACATCATCGATCCGCAGGTGCTGGCCTGGCATGCGCCGCATGCGCTGGACGACAAATTGTTCGACGCGATCCTCGAAACCCGCCGCGCCATCGAGCCGCTGGTCGCCGAACTCGCGGCAACGCGCGCGACGTTGCAGGAGATCGCCGACCTCGAAGCAGCCTGGCAAGGCATGGCCGGCGCCGGCGAGGACCTGACGCAATTCTCGCGCTCCGACATCGTCTTCCACCAGATCGTCTATGGCGCGAGCCACAACCCGATCTTCCGCCAGATCGGCAAGCTGATCGACACGGCGCTGCTGTTTTCGCTGGAAGCCACGGCGACGATCTCGCCGGTCAGGCGCAGAGAAGCGGCGGCGGCTCACGGCGAGGTGGTCGAGGCGCTGCGGATGCGCGACGCCGTGGCTGCGCGAAACGCGGCCAACAAGATACTCGATCTCGCCGCGCGCGACCTCGTCAGCGCCAAGAAACTGAAAAACAACTGA
- the dgoD gene encoding galactonate dehydratase, which produces MKITALTTYIVPPRWLFLKIETDAGISGWGEPVVEGKALTVEAAVKELADYLIGKDPRLIEDHWTVMHRGGFYRGGPILMSAIAGIDQALWDIKGKALGVPVHELLGGKLRETIKVYSWIGGDRPAEVAAGARDVVARGFQALKMNGTEELQIVDSHDRIDAAVERVAMVRESVGPDIGIAVDFHGRVHRPMARILVKELEPYRLMFIEEPVLSENREALKEIAALGSTPIALGERLYSRWDFKSVFEEAVVDIIQPDLSHAGGITECRKIAAMAEAYDVAVAPHCPLGPIALAACLQLDAVSYNCFIQEQSLGIHYNAGNDLLDYAANKDVFRYEDGYVAIPEGPGLGVEIDEDYVKERAKEGHRWRNPIWRHKDGSFAEW; this is translated from the coding sequence ATGAAGATCACCGCTCTGACCACCTATATCGTTCCGCCGCGCTGGCTGTTCCTCAAGATCGAGACCGATGCCGGCATCAGCGGCTGGGGCGAGCCGGTGGTCGAAGGCAAGGCGCTGACGGTCGAAGCGGCGGTCAAGGAACTGGCCGACTATCTGATCGGTAAGGATCCGCGTCTGATCGAGGATCATTGGACGGTGATGCATCGCGGCGGCTTCTATCGCGGCGGGCCGATCCTGATGAGCGCCATCGCCGGCATCGACCAGGCGCTATGGGACATCAAGGGCAAGGCGCTCGGCGTGCCGGTGCATGAATTGCTCGGCGGCAAGCTGCGCGAGACGATCAAGGTCTATTCGTGGATCGGCGGCGACCGGCCGGCCGAAGTCGCCGCCGGCGCCAGGGATGTCGTGGCGCGCGGCTTCCAGGCGCTCAAGATGAACGGCACCGAGGAACTGCAGATCGTCGACAGCCATGACAGGATCGATGCCGCGGTCGAGCGGGTTGCCATGGTGCGCGAGTCGGTCGGCCCCGATATCGGCATCGCCGTCGATTTCCACGGCCGCGTGCACCGGCCGATGGCGCGCATCCTGGTCAAGGAACTGGAGCCCTACCGGCTGATGTTCATCGAGGAGCCGGTGCTGAGCGAAAACCGCGAGGCGCTGAAGGAGATCGCCGCGCTCGGCTCGACGCCGATCGCGCTCGGCGAACGGCTCTACAGCCGCTGGGATTTCAAGTCGGTGTTCGAGGAAGCGGTCGTCGACATCATCCAGCCCGATCTGTCGCATGCCGGCGGCATCACCGAATGCCGCAAGATCGCGGCGATGGCGGAAGCCTATGACGTGGCGGTGGCGCCGCACTGTCCGCTGGGACCGATCGCGCTGGCCGCGTGCCTGCAACTCGACGCCGTGAGCTACAATTGCTTCATCCAGGAGCAGAGCCTGGGCATCCACTACAATGCCGGCAACGACCTGCTCGACTATGCCGCCAACAAGGACGTCTTCCGTTACGAGGACGGCTATGTCGCCATCCCCGAGGGCCCGGGCCTGGGGGTCGAGATCGACGAGGACTATGTGAAGGAGCGCGCCAAGGAAGGTCACCGCTGGCGCAACCCGATCTGGCGCCACAAGGACGGTTCGTTCGCCGAATGGTAA
- a CDS encoding DUF2161 domain-containing phosphodiesterase, translated as MQETSLYEPVKRFLESMDFAVKGEIGGCDVVGVRAGEPPVVVICELKLQFNLELVLQAVDRAAACDEVWLAALMSARGKGREHDRRFRALCRRLGFGLLGVGKKGEVELLLSPAALPPRRDPRRRSRLVEEHHRRKGDPSVGGSTRRRPIMTAYRQEALACAAAMADGPKRPRDLKALSPRAATILQHNYYGWFARAERGIYALTEAGLAAITPAAVIL; from the coding sequence ATGCAGGAAACATCCCTCTACGAGCCGGTGAAGCGGTTCCTCGAGAGCATGGATTTCGCCGTCAAGGGCGAGATCGGCGGCTGCGACGTGGTCGGCGTCCGCGCCGGCGAGCCGCCAGTTGTCGTCATTTGCGAATTGAAGCTGCAGTTCAACCTCGAGCTTGTTTTGCAAGCCGTCGACCGCGCGGCGGCCTGTGACGAGGTCTGGCTGGCTGCTTTGATGTCGGCGCGCGGCAAGGGCAGGGAGCACGACCGCCGCTTCCGCGCGCTGTGCCGCCGTCTCGGCTTCGGTCTGTTGGGCGTCGGCAAGAAGGGCGAGGTCGAGCTGCTTCTCAGTCCCGCCGCCCTGCCGCCGCGCCGCGATCCCAGGCGGCGCTCGCGCCTGGTCGAGGAACATCACCGCCGCAAGGGCGATCCGTCCGTCGGCGGCAGCACGCGCAGGAGGCCGATCATGACTGCCTACCGGCAGGAGGCGCTGGCCTGCGCCGCCGCCATGGCCGACGGCCCGAAACGGCCGCGCGACCTCAAGGCGCTTTCGCCGCGCGCCGCGACCATCCTGCAGCATAATTACTATGGCTGGTTCGCCCGCGCCGAGCGCGGCATCTATGCACTAACAGAAGCCGGCCTTGCCGCGATCACACCCGCGGCGGTGATCTTATAA